One Pectobacterium colocasium DNA segment encodes these proteins:
- a CDS encoding RidA family protein has translation MKRHFSLACLTALLIIISPSTFARDYLKTDETQKFGISPGVVTEGGKTVWISGQDGLYNEQGKSMAGDFEGQARVIFRSIDAIAKRAGGSIKDVVNITVYLTDPRLLEPLRPIRREFWPDGNFPASTTITVHSLPSVGMMLEVSAVAVIGDN, from the coding sequence ATGAAACGACACTTTTCCCTAGCCTGCCTGACCGCATTGCTGATCATCATCTCACCCTCGACGTTCGCACGTGATTATTTGAAAACGGATGAAACCCAGAAATTTGGTATTTCACCGGGCGTAGTAACCGAAGGCGGTAAGACAGTTTGGATATCAGGTCAAGACGGTTTATACAACGAGCAAGGCAAATCGATGGCCGGGGATTTTGAAGGCCAGGCGAGAGTCATCTTTCGTAGCATCGATGCCATTGCCAAGAGGGCTGGGGGAAGCATTAAGGACGTCGTTAATATTACGGTATACCTGACCGATCCGAGATTATTAGAGCCGTTACGCCCTATTCGTCGTGAGTTCTGGCCAGACGGCAATTTTCCTGCCAGCACAACCATCACGGTACATAGCCTCCCGTCCGTTGGGATGATGCTGGAAGTCTCCGCTGTCGCGGTCATTGGCGACAACTAA
- the mqo gene encoding malate dehydrogenase (quinone): protein MKKLLAMFFCLNVVVNAPLAMAEEAKTTEKTTDVVLIGGGIMSSTLGVYLQELQPDWSIDMVERMDNVAEESSNGWNNAGTGHSAFMELNYTPDNPDGPINISKALEITEAFEVSRQFWSYQVKNGVMNNPHSFINSVPHIAFVWGDENTAFLKHRYDAMQHSTLYRGMEFSDDPNTIKEWAPLVMEGRDPAQKIAATRMPIGTDVNYGEITRQLVGAMKTKSNFALHLNSEVRDIKRNADNTWSVTYADLKNGEKESVIKAKFVFIGAGGAALPLLQKSGIPEADLYGGFPVGGEFLVTENPEIVKRHMAKVYGKASVGAPPMSVPHLDTRIFDGKPVLLFGPFATFSSKFLKNGSLWDLIGSVTFSNVMPMTHVGLDNFDLVKYLVGQVMMDDDDRFASLQEYFPNAKKEDWKLVIAGQRVQVIKKDDEKGGVLKLGTEIVSSQDGSIAALLGASPGASTAAPIMLSLLEKVFKDKVATPEWQGKLKEIIPSYGQKLNGNIDMTNKIRSYTSSTLGLDYIEVKPE, encoded by the coding sequence ATGAAAAAACTACTTGCTATGTTCTTCTGCCTGAACGTGGTGGTTAACGCACCACTGGCGATGGCTGAAGAGGCTAAAACGACAGAGAAGACAACGGATGTGGTGCTGATCGGCGGGGGCATTATGAGCTCTACGCTGGGTGTGTATTTACAGGAGCTGCAACCAGATTGGTCTATCGATATGGTTGAGCGTATGGACAACGTGGCGGAAGAGAGCTCTAACGGCTGGAATAATGCCGGTACGGGTCACTCGGCCTTCATGGAACTCAACTACACGCCGGATAATCCCGACGGCCCAATCAATATCAGCAAAGCGCTGGAAATTACCGAAGCCTTTGAAGTCTCCCGCCAGTTCTGGTCCTATCAGGTGAAAAACGGTGTGATGAATAACCCGCACTCTTTCATCAATAGCGTGCCGCACATCGCTTTTGTCTGGGGCGATGAGAACACCGCCTTCCTGAAACACCGCTATGATGCGATGCAGCACAGTACGCTGTACCGTGGCATGGAATTCTCTGACGATCCCAACACGATCAAAGAATGGGCACCGCTGGTGATGGAAGGTCGCGATCCGGCTCAGAAGATTGCGGCGACCCGAATGCCTATCGGTACTGACGTGAACTACGGTGAAATCACCCGCCAGCTGGTTGGCGCGATGAAAACCAAGTCCAACTTTGCGCTGCACCTGAATTCAGAAGTGCGTGATATCAAGCGTAACGCGGACAACACCTGGAGCGTGACTTACGCCGATCTGAAGAACGGCGAGAAGGAGAGCGTGATTAAGGCGAAGTTTGTCTTTATCGGTGCGGGTGGGGCGGCACTGCCGCTGCTGCAGAAATCCGGTATTCCTGAGGCCGATCTGTACGGTGGCTTCCCGGTAGGGGGGGAGTTCCTGGTAACCGAAAATCCGGAAATCGTAAAACGCCACATGGCAAAAGTGTACGGTAAAGCCTCTGTCGGTGCGCCACCGATGTCCGTTCCTCATCTGGATACGCGTATTTTTGATGGTAAGCCGGTACTGCTGTTCGGACCGTTTGCTACCTTCTCCAGTAAGTTCCTGAAAAACGGTTCGCTGTGGGATCTGATCGGCTCTGTGACCTTCTCCAACGTGATGCCGATGACGCACGTGGGTCTGGATAACTTCGATCTGGTGAAATATCTGGTTGGTCAGGTCATGATGGATGACGACGATCGTTTTGCCTCGTTGCAGGAATACTTCCCTAACGCGAAGAAAGAAGACTGGAAACTGGTGATTGCCGGCCAGCGCGTTCAGGTTATCAAGAAAGATGATGAGAAAGGCGGCGTACTGAAGCTGGGTACGGAAATCGTCAGTTCTCAGGATGGTTCGATTGCGGCACTGCTGGGCGCTTCTCCGGGCGCGTCTACCGCCGCGCCGATTATGCTGAGCCTGCTGGAAAAAGTCTTTAAAGATAAAGTGGCGACGCCAGAATGGCAGGGCAAACTGAAAGAGATCATTCCATCTTATGGCCAGAAGCTGAACGGTAATATTGACATGACCAATAAAATCCGCAGCTACACCAGCAGCACGCTGGGCCTGGACTATATTGAGGTTAAACCTGAGTAA
- the fadL gene encoding long-chain fatty acid transporter FadL, with amino-acid sequence MSQKNLFKQSTIAVAVALFSANVSAAGFQLNEYSSSGLGRAFSGEGAVADNAASGSRNPATMTMFDRPSFSGGVTYINPDIDVQGKNSLTGQNTSAKNIAPHAWVPNLHFIMPLNEQWAIGASATTNYGLATEFNDTYAAGSIGGQTDLITSNLNLSAAYRLNQHFSFGLGVNAVYADAKIVRRAGELANVPTAAGGLQGVVAGPSSEIARLEGKEWGYGWNAGILYEVDENNRFGLTYRSKVDIDFNGDYSNNLPTAVTALNGTGGAKIPGKLTLNLPEMWEASAYHRVAPKWAVHYSLAYTSWSQFQELKATGSNGQTLFHKDESFRDAYRIALGTTYYHDDNWTFRGGIAFDDSPVPADKRSISIPDQDRFWLSAGTTYAFNKDASVDVGVSYMHGKQVDISEPISDRAGSPSYTFSSKGKAWLYGVNFNYAF; translated from the coding sequence ATGAGCCAGAAAAACCTGTTCAAACAATCCACAATTGCTGTTGCGGTGGCACTGTTCTCAGCAAATGTGTCAGCAGCTGGTTTCCAGCTAAATGAATACTCCTCATCGGGTCTGGGCCGTGCATTTTCTGGTGAAGGTGCCGTAGCCGACAATGCGGCCTCCGGCAGTCGTAACCCAGCGACCATGACCATGTTTGACCGCCCGTCATTCTCCGGTGGCGTCACCTATATCAACCCGGATATTGATGTTCAGGGGAAAAACTCTCTGACAGGGCAAAATACCAGTGCCAAAAATATCGCTCCGCACGCCTGGGTACCGAACCTGCATTTTATCATGCCGCTTAATGAACAGTGGGCAATCGGCGCTTCTGCCACCACTAACTATGGCTTAGCAACAGAGTTCAACGATACCTATGCCGCAGGTTCCATTGGCGGGCAAACCGACCTGATAACGTCAAACCTGAATCTGAGCGCCGCCTACCGTCTTAACCAGCATTTCAGCTTCGGTCTGGGTGTCAATGCTGTCTATGCTGATGCCAAGATTGTTCGCCGGGCAGGTGAATTGGCAAATGTGCCTACCGCAGCTGGTGGGTTACAAGGGGTCGTCGCTGGTCCTTCTTCAGAAATAGCTCGTCTGGAAGGTAAAGAATGGGGATACGGCTGGAACGCCGGTATTCTGTATGAAGTGGACGAAAATAACCGCTTCGGTCTGACCTATCGTTCTAAAGTCGATATCGACTTTAACGGCGATTACAGCAACAACCTCCCAACAGCAGTAACAGCATTGAACGGTACGGGTGGTGCTAAGATTCCTGGCAAGCTAACGCTCAATCTACCAGAGATGTGGGAGGCCTCAGCCTACCATCGCGTAGCACCGAAGTGGGCAGTGCACTACAGCCTGGCCTATACCAGTTGGAGCCAATTCCAGGAACTGAAAGCGACGGGTAGCAACGGCCAGACTCTGTTCCATAAAGATGAAAGCTTCCGTGATGCTTACCGTATCGCACTCGGTACCACCTACTATCACGACGATAACTGGACGTTCCGCGGCGGTATCGCGTTTGATGACAGCCCGGTCCCAGCCGACAAACGTTCTATTTCCATCCCGGATCAGGATCGTTTCTGGCTGAGTGCAGGTACCACCTATGCCTTTAATAAAGACGCGTCTGTGGATGTTGGCGTATCCTACATGCACGGTAAGCAAGTTGATATCAGCGAACCTATCTCTGATAGAGCAGGTTCGCCAAGCTACACGTTCAGCTCCAAAGGTAAAGCCTGGCTGTACGGCGTGAACTTCAACTATGCGTTCTAA
- a CDS encoding YfcZ/YiiS family protein yields MTNVINKCSAEETAACCCVDVGTIMDNTDCTASYSKVFGDRSDAEAALTALTAKARAVESEPCDIVSTLEDVDGGVKLDIDFTFSCQAETMIFQLGLR; encoded by the coding sequence ATGACGAACGTAATCAACAAATGCAGTGCTGAGGAAACCGCAGCCTGCTGCTGTGTCGATGTCGGCACAATTATGGATAACACCGATTGCACGGCGTCTTACAGCAAAGTTTTCGGCGATCGTTCTGATGCGGAAGCGGCGCTGACCGCTCTGACGGCAAAAGCGCGTGCGGTAGAGTCCGAACCTTGCGACATCGTCAGCACATTGGAAGACGTAGACGGTGGCGTTAAGCTGGACATCGATTTTACGTTCAGCTGTCAGGCTGAAACGATGATTTTCCAGCTCGGCCTGCGTTAA